Proteins found in one Penaeus vannamei isolate JL-2024 chromosome 43, ASM4276789v1, whole genome shotgun sequence genomic segment:
- the Exo84 gene encoding exocyst complex component 8 isoform X1 — MADLLIKKLTAEDFNAERYVQDLSQSSVGGLELQQQRQKIQHLAEDTNAQLKKNVYMNYMQFIDTAKEISYLESEMYQLSHLITEQKSLLTSLLELSITGDRGPGSAAQEMIEVNPQEVRQKRERENRKKLTGLLEKIEGCSHVMEVEDRYLVYDGDLVELNQDDYTAMQRVHAYLLNDSLMIAAWLSDRRGPVRYRFEVLYPLDQVLPVNIKDRGTTKNAFKVLIFPDTRVFMAPDAKSKQDWLDEIERTKANKVTVDKQKVERAQQQQKERHQSLSKEDSLESNNPFADDDDSLNPFQEIQPPSVGPPEWVLELPEELDQAIAQRNFEDAVSLIDSGREFFDSAPKTAAYNEMRRALEGRVRSLVEVLQGELRVTPEKSLQGGPRAARRATTLLVHLNKSSQACELFLGHRGAILKAGLKRLRLEGKTVLYVRQLCSIFFHNLLETGREFTKAFPANRSCTSAFVVWAHNEVSNFASMFSRHVFTTQSTITTVAECISRADYHCQQLADIGLDLTFALHTLLLRDVEKWIRDGRDKMVEAVKLRGQEDTWKTLKYENKDQLNKFIEDMNDIGIANIQTYVTDELSVGLTNNSIQFSRAFLGYLEDVLRLFWPETEHLINESLTALFSAQLRHCKASLDEALFKNEIPNIRRNSAFLLDVVLTLAEHRYAEAVGHAHPTLPSLHGHCAALTGQAINAPTISKYESNFI, encoded by the exons ATGGCAGACTTACTCATCAAGAAATTGACAGCTGAGGATTTTAACGCTGAAAGAT ATGTGCAGGACCTCAGCCAGAGCAGTGTTGGGGGGCTGGAGTTGCAGCAACAGAGGCAGAAGATCCAGCACCTGGCCGAGGACACCAACGCCCAACTcaagaaaaatgtgtatatgaacTACATGCAGTTCATTGACACAGCTAAGGAGATATCAT ATTTAGAGAGTGAGATGTACCAACTATCCCATCTCATTACTGAACAGAAATCTCTTTTAACATCTTTATTGGAATTATCAATAACAG GTGACCGAGGACCAGGAAGCGCAGCCCAGGAAATGATCGAAGTGAACCCACAGGAAGTCAGAcagaagcgggagagggaaaacagaaagaagctCACAGGACTGTTGGAAAAAATTGAAGGATGTTCG CATGTAATGGAGGTGGAAGATCGGTATCTGGTCTATGACGGAGACCTTGTGGAACTCAACCAGGATGACTACACGGCCATGCAGAGGGTCCACGCGTACCTGTTAAACGATTCCTTAATGATTGCAGCATGGCTAAGTGACAG GCGGGGTCCAGTACGTTATAGGTTTGAGGTGCTCTACCCCCTAGACCAAGTCTTACCAGTCAACATCAAGGATCGCGGAACTACGAAGAATGCCTTCAAAGTCCTCATTTTCCCCGATACTCGGGTATTTATGGCTCCAGATGCTAAGTCAAAG CAAGACTGGCTAGATGAAATAGAACGCACCAAGGCCAACAAGGTCACAGTAGACAAGCAGAAGGTGGAGCGAGcccagcagcagcagaaggagcgGCACCAGAGTCTGAGCAAGGAGGACTCATTGGAGAGTAACAATC CCTTTGCAGACGACGACGACAGCTTGAACCCTTTCCAGGAGATACAACCACCTTCTGTAGGCCCCCCTGAGTGGGTGCTAGAGCTGCCTGAGGAGCTTGACCAGGCCATTGCACAGAGAAACTTTGAGGATGCTGTCAGTCTCATCGACAGCGGCCGTGAGTTCTTTGACTCGGCTCCCAAGACTGCAGCCTATAATGAGATGAG ACGTGCCTTGGAAGGTAGAGTTCGCAGTTTGGTGGAGGTGCTACAGGGGGAGCTGCGTGTAACCCCAGAGAAGAGTCTACAGGGAGGTCCCCGTGCAGCTCGGAGGGCAACCACGCTGTTAGTGCATCTAAACAAATCAAGTCAG GCCTGTGAATTGTTCCTTGGTCATCGTGGGGCCATACTAAAGGCAGGACTCAAGAGGCTGCGATTAGAGGGCAAGACGGTGCTTTATGTCCGACAGCTTTGCTCCATTTTCTTCCACAATCTGCTAGAAACAGGACGCGAGTTCACCAAAGCCTTCCCAGCCAATCGTAGCTGTACTTCAG CGTTTGTAGTGTGGGCTCACAATGAAGTGTCAAATTTCGCTTCAATGTTCTCACGCCATGTGTTTACAACTCAGTCCACCATCACAACAGTTGCCGAATGTATTAGTCGTGCTGATTACCATTGCCAGCAG CTGGCTGACATAGGATTAGACCTTACATTTGCGCTGCACACCCTCTTGCTGCGTGATGTGGAGAAGTGGATCCGTGATGGTAGAGACAAGATGGTGGAGGCTGTCAAGTTAAGGGGACAGGAAGACACCTGGAAGACCCTTAAGTATGAGAACAAGGACCAGCTCAATAAATTTATCGAGGACATGAACGACATTGGTATCGCCAACATACAGACTTACGTGACAG atGAACTCTCTGTTGGATTGACAAACAACAGCATCCAGTTCAGCCGTGCTTTCTTGGGCTACCTGGAGGATGTCCTGCGCCTCTTTTGGCCAGAAACAGAACACCTCATTAACGAGTCTCTTACAGCGCTCTTTTCTGCTCAGCTCCGCCATTGCAAGGCATCGCTGGATGAGGCGCTCTTCAAGAATGAA ataCCAAACATCCGACGGAATAGTGCCTTCTTACTGGATGTGGTGTTGACGCTTGCTGAGCACAGATATGCAGAGGCAGTGGGTCATGCCCATCCGACCTTGCCTAGTCTACATGGGCATTGTGCGGCTCTAACAGGCCAGGCAATCAATGCACCAACCATTAGTAAATACGAATCAAACTTCATTTAA
- the Urm1 gene encoding ubiquitin-related modifier 1 homolog, whose amino-acid sequence MKITLEFRGGAELLVNNVAKHAVNLEGPKWSMAQLLKWVKDNLIEERPELFLQGDSVRPGILVLVNDADWELLGQLEYDLQENDNVLFISTLHGG is encoded by the coding sequence ATGAAAATCACCCTAGAATTCCGAGGAGGGGCAGAGCTGCTGGTGAACAACGTAGCCAAGCACGCTGTCAATCTTGAGGGACCCAAGTGGAGCATGGCACAGCTGTTGAAATGGGTGAAGGATAACCTCATCGAAGAAAGGCCAGAGCTCTTCCTCCAGGGTGATTCTGTGCGGCCAGGGATTCTAGTGCTGGTGAACGATGCAGATTGGGAACTCCTAGGTCAGCTAGAGTACGATCTCCAGGAGAACGATAATGTGTTGTTTATCTCCACATTGCACGGAGGCTGA
- the Exo84 gene encoding exocyst complex component 8 isoform X2: MFTNVQDLSQSSVGGLELQQQRQKIQHLAEDTNAQLKKNVYMNYMQFIDTAKEISYLESEMYQLSHLITEQKSLLTSLLELSITGDRGPGSAAQEMIEVNPQEVRQKRERENRKKLTGLLEKIEGCSHVMEVEDRYLVYDGDLVELNQDDYTAMQRVHAYLLNDSLMIAAWLSDRRGPVRYRFEVLYPLDQVLPVNIKDRGTTKNAFKVLIFPDTRVFMAPDAKSKQDWLDEIERTKANKVTVDKQKVERAQQQQKERHQSLSKEDSLESNNPFADDDDSLNPFQEIQPPSVGPPEWVLELPEELDQAIAQRNFEDAVSLIDSGREFFDSAPKTAAYNEMRRALEGRVRSLVEVLQGELRVTPEKSLQGGPRAARRATTLLVHLNKSSQACELFLGHRGAILKAGLKRLRLEGKTVLYVRQLCSIFFHNLLETGREFTKAFPANRSCTSAFVVWAHNEVSNFASMFSRHVFTTQSTITTVAECISRADYHCQQLADIGLDLTFALHTLLLRDVEKWIRDGRDKMVEAVKLRGQEDTWKTLKYENKDQLNKFIEDMNDIGIANIQTYVTDELSVGLTNNSIQFSRAFLGYLEDVLRLFWPETEHLINESLTALFSAQLRHCKASLDEALFKNEIPNIRRNSAFLLDVVLTLAEHRYAEAVGHAHPTLPSLHGHCAALTGQAINAPTISKYESNFI; this comes from the exons ATGTGCAGGACCTCAGCCAGAGCAGTGTTGGGGGGCTGGAGTTGCAGCAACAGAGGCAGAAGATCCAGCACCTGGCCGAGGACACCAACGCCCAACTcaagaaaaatgtgtatatgaacTACATGCAGTTCATTGACACAGCTAAGGAGATATCAT ATTTAGAGAGTGAGATGTACCAACTATCCCATCTCATTACTGAACAGAAATCTCTTTTAACATCTTTATTGGAATTATCAATAACAG GTGACCGAGGACCAGGAAGCGCAGCCCAGGAAATGATCGAAGTGAACCCACAGGAAGTCAGAcagaagcgggagagggaaaacagaaagaagctCACAGGACTGTTGGAAAAAATTGAAGGATGTTCG CATGTAATGGAGGTGGAAGATCGGTATCTGGTCTATGACGGAGACCTTGTGGAACTCAACCAGGATGACTACACGGCCATGCAGAGGGTCCACGCGTACCTGTTAAACGATTCCTTAATGATTGCAGCATGGCTAAGTGACAG GCGGGGTCCAGTACGTTATAGGTTTGAGGTGCTCTACCCCCTAGACCAAGTCTTACCAGTCAACATCAAGGATCGCGGAACTACGAAGAATGCCTTCAAAGTCCTCATTTTCCCCGATACTCGGGTATTTATGGCTCCAGATGCTAAGTCAAAG CAAGACTGGCTAGATGAAATAGAACGCACCAAGGCCAACAAGGTCACAGTAGACAAGCAGAAGGTGGAGCGAGcccagcagcagcagaaggagcgGCACCAGAGTCTGAGCAAGGAGGACTCATTGGAGAGTAACAATC CCTTTGCAGACGACGACGACAGCTTGAACCCTTTCCAGGAGATACAACCACCTTCTGTAGGCCCCCCTGAGTGGGTGCTAGAGCTGCCTGAGGAGCTTGACCAGGCCATTGCACAGAGAAACTTTGAGGATGCTGTCAGTCTCATCGACAGCGGCCGTGAGTTCTTTGACTCGGCTCCCAAGACTGCAGCCTATAATGAGATGAG ACGTGCCTTGGAAGGTAGAGTTCGCAGTTTGGTGGAGGTGCTACAGGGGGAGCTGCGTGTAACCCCAGAGAAGAGTCTACAGGGAGGTCCCCGTGCAGCTCGGAGGGCAACCACGCTGTTAGTGCATCTAAACAAATCAAGTCAG GCCTGTGAATTGTTCCTTGGTCATCGTGGGGCCATACTAAAGGCAGGACTCAAGAGGCTGCGATTAGAGGGCAAGACGGTGCTTTATGTCCGACAGCTTTGCTCCATTTTCTTCCACAATCTGCTAGAAACAGGACGCGAGTTCACCAAAGCCTTCCCAGCCAATCGTAGCTGTACTTCAG CGTTTGTAGTGTGGGCTCACAATGAAGTGTCAAATTTCGCTTCAATGTTCTCACGCCATGTGTTTACAACTCAGTCCACCATCACAACAGTTGCCGAATGTATTAGTCGTGCTGATTACCATTGCCAGCAG CTGGCTGACATAGGATTAGACCTTACATTTGCGCTGCACACCCTCTTGCTGCGTGATGTGGAGAAGTGGATCCGTGATGGTAGAGACAAGATGGTGGAGGCTGTCAAGTTAAGGGGACAGGAAGACACCTGGAAGACCCTTAAGTATGAGAACAAGGACCAGCTCAATAAATTTATCGAGGACATGAACGACATTGGTATCGCCAACATACAGACTTACGTGACAG atGAACTCTCTGTTGGATTGACAAACAACAGCATCCAGTTCAGCCGTGCTTTCTTGGGCTACCTGGAGGATGTCCTGCGCCTCTTTTGGCCAGAAACAGAACACCTCATTAACGAGTCTCTTACAGCGCTCTTTTCTGCTCAGCTCCGCCATTGCAAGGCATCGCTGGATGAGGCGCTCTTCAAGAATGAA ataCCAAACATCCGACGGAATAGTGCCTTCTTACTGGATGTGGTGTTGACGCTTGCTGAGCACAGATATGCAGAGGCAGTGGGTCATGCCCATCCGACCTTGCCTAGTCTACATGGGCATTGTGCGGCTCTAACAGGCCAGGCAATCAATGCACCAACCATTAGTAAATACGAATCAAACTTCATTTAA